A region of the Vibrio sp. YMD68 genome:
AGTCAATATAAGTTGAGCCCCTACTACATTAAGTTTTCTCACCCTCTCAAACATTCTAAAAACCAACAAATGGTCAGAAAGTACATTCAACTTTACGCAGTCATTCAATGGAACTGATCAAACCATCACGATAGCCTGCGTCATTATTCTTTCATTTACTCCGACTACACTGAACGTTACATTCCTCTAATCAAACATCCAGTGAAAACGCTGAAACGATATCAATATGAAAGATACGCTGTGCTTTGTAACCTTTCCTATCGAAGAGTACTCAAACAGAGTAATTACGGATTTTCACCCAAAGGCCAGCGGATCATCAATAATCGATTGGGGCAAACCTTTATACGAGTGCTTTGGCACAAAGACAGTGAAGAAGTCATTATTGTCATTAAAGGTTCTCACAACTTGTGGGATTGGCTACTCACAAGTTCAATATGGTTTAAACCCTGTGACTGTTTTGGCTTGCCCTATTCTATTCACGCAGGGTTTCATTACCTTTTGTCTCAAGAAAGCCGTCCCAAATACAATCACGACTCATTGGGACTCTCTGTTTTTGACAGACTATTTCTGATCATTGAGCCGTTAATCCAACAAGGAAAACGGATATCAATAACCGGGCATTCTTCTGGAGGCGCGATTGGTTGTGTCATTGGAGACGCGATTGAAAAGAGGTTTCCTAAATCCATTAAGCGTATTGTTACTTTTGGCCAGCCAGCGATTGGAGGCCATGATTTCTCGCATAATTATGCACTTAAACACAAAACTTATCGAGTCTGTTGCGATCTCGATATTGTGACCTTTCTGCCTCCAGTACCTTACTTTTATCAACACGTTGGTAAACAGCTTTGGTTGTATAATGGCAAGATATATGAGAATACGCCCACCCTAATACGCTTGGTACGGTCTATCACTTCCTGGGTACTGAGGCCGTTTACTTATCACCTAATGAGTAAATACATTCGCAACAAAGACTATTTTGATGAACGTTGAAAAACTTGAGTTCTGTCTGAATTTTTATATATTAAACGATAGAATTTGAGTCACGCTCTCATTTGTTCACTAAACCAGTGTATCTATCGCATTCAGTAATTATTATTCGATTACTCAATGAGTACATTTCTTGTCACTTTGTATATAGGCTCTATGATCTTAACGACGAAAGCACAGTTTCTTCCTTTAATCTCCACGAATGAGAATGGTGAGTATGTAGCTCAATATTCTTGCTGGAGCTTAACCAGTGTTTTCCAACCGATCTTCGGTCGAAATGATCGCTTGGTTGGTGTCGAAGCTTTGATTCGCATCAATGACGACAAAGGGCAAGCGGTTCGGCCCGATCTGTTTTTCGGCTCTGATACTATTTCGACTAAAGATAAGATTAATGTCGATAAATTGAGTCGAGTCATTCATATACGCAATTTTTCCATTTCAAAATATAAAGACTCATCGCTATTTTTAAACATTCTACCTAATGTCAGTGAGTACTTTGCTCTTGCCAACATCGAACATTGTCTCTTATCCAAACGGCTGAATGAGCTGGGCATTGACCGCTCTCAGATAGTAATGGAAATTATTGAGATTAATGCAAACAATGAGCTTTTATTCGTTGAAGCGATCAAAAAGCTCTCTTCTGCAGGATACCGTATTGCGATTGATGACTTTGGGGCATGTGCTTCCACATCACAAAGGGTGACTGATGTAAAACCTGATATCGTTAAAATCGATAGAGAGTTACTGTTGGAGTATATGAGTGGTGACGCCAAGCGCCTTGATGAAGGCATTGCCCTAGCGCGCTCTATTGGCGCTGAGGTTATCATTGAAGGCATTGAAACCTACGAGCAGTTAGAAGCGATGACAAAACTTGATTTGGATATGTTTCAAGGCTTTTACCTAGCGACCCCCAAGCCGATTCGTACCAGCGTTAAACATGTCATTTAACATGCGCCTTTAGACCAAGCAATTTCTATTACTCAGCCTATCTTTTTCGCTATCCATTCTCGCTGCTAAACAAATTCACCGAATTACATCTTATCAATTTCCCTGCCTATAACCTGAGATATCACCCGATCGTTCAAGATACAATACCGTCGCCGCTGTTCTAGAGGGTACTTTTAATTTTTTAAGTAAACTTTTCATGTGCACTTTAACTGTAGACTCTGAGATGAATAAACGATCCGCAATTTGTTTGTTTCTAAAACCTTTTGCTACTTCTTGCAGGATTTGTTTCTCTCTCGCGGTAAGCTGAGAAAAAATATCGTCTTCGGAGTTGCGGCTAGAAAGATACCTTAACACTTCATCACTGTACGCTTTCTGACCTGTTGAAGCTTGCTTTAGCAAAGCGATCAGGTCGTCTGGCTCAGTGTCTTTTAGTAGATACCCATCGGCCCCTGCATTGATTATTGCTTCAATGTCAGAGCCATTATCCGAAACGGTTAGAATCACGATGACAGCTGTCGCGCCATCGGCTCTCAACGCTTTCAACGTATCTAATCCGGACATCCCTTTCATATTCAAATCAAGCAAAATAAGATCGGGGTCGATTTCGTGCGCTTTAGCGATTGCATCAGCGCCATTGCTTGCTTCAGCAATGACATCAAACTCATCTTCAAAGCTCAGTAATTGACTGATTCCCCGACGCATTAACGGATGATCATCCACCAGCATGACTTTACAATTTGTCAAAATTTATACCCTTAAGATCGTTGATAGGTAAGAACAACGGCACACCCTTTCGGGCGAATAGATCTGACTTCTAAATGACCATTAAGGCGAGAAGCCCGCTCATGCATAATGGCCATTCCATAATGATTTAATTTTTCGATATCCTTGTCATAGCCAATACCATCATCAGTAATAGATACCGTCACTGTGTTGTCTTGTTCTATACACTCCACATCAATTTTGGTCGCGTGCGCATGCTTAATAGAATTTAGCGTCGCTTCACGTATCAATTGAATAAGATGCACTTGCTGATTAGCTTCTAGCTCAATCGTTGATAATTGGTTATCAAGATGAATCTTTGCATCTGTTTGCTCACCAAGTTGAACCAACATTTCTTGTAAAGCAAGACCGAAGCTGCCTTCGTTGAGCGTCAACCGAAATGTCGTTAGAAGCTCTCTAAGCTGAGTGTACGCGTCAGAAACCCCTGAATGTAATTCACTGATCACGGCATTTATGTTGTCAGTATGTGGGTTAGGATCTTGCTTAGCGAGTACTTTCTTCAACAGTGTGACCTGAATTTTGAGGTAAGACAGGGATTGAGCTAAAGAATCATGGAGTTCTCGTGCAATTGTCGCGCGCTCTTCCATAATAAGCAGCTGCTCAGATTGCTGCTGAGCCTGATTATAATAAATAGCTCGAGACAAGATATGCACGAAGTTATCAATTAAGGCTTGATCTGGACAAGGTAACTCACTTTGCCAATAAAAAGTGCCTAAATCAACACCGTCTAACTGCAATGATTTTCGCTTACAGTCAGAACAGCTGATGTTTCCTGCTTCCAACACATCATTTCTTTCACCTGCTTGGCTGATTTCTAATCTAACGCCCTTTATGCCCTCAATATTTGAGATTTGAGACAGTATCGCCTCAAAATTTTCATGAGTAATTCTTGAAGCGGTCAATTCTTGCGAGGATTTATACAATACTTCTAGCGACAAGTTAGCATGCTGCAATTTGTGCGTTTTCTCGTTGACCGCCTTTTCTAATCCCTTATAAAGGCTATCTAGATCAATCGCCATCTGGTTAAACGCGCGATTCAAAATGCCCATTTCATTTTTTCCAGAGCCATCAAGTAGCACGTTAAAGGTGCGATTTTTTATCTGTTCACTTGCACTGACCAATGAATGCAATGGTCGAACAATTTCCTTGCGTACATACCGCACCACAAACACACTAACGAGAAAAATCGAGCTTAAGCCAAGCCCACCAACCCAAGCCAGAATAATGAGTTTACGCTCTGAAAACGTTTGTAATTTATAGACAAAGTCATCAATTTGCGACACAAACTGTTCAAGCGCAGTTGCATACTCTTTGTGATCATCACTGTTAAGAATGGTTTTTAGCTGGTGCCAACGGGAAGTTAACCGATAATAATCTTGGGTGATGTCGTCGGGCACATAAAATTTCTGCAACTGCTTCATCGACGGAGAATAAATAGAGCGCTCAAACTGATCGATGTGTGCTAAAAATTCATTAGAATCCGTTTCTATATCGTAACCTAATCGATAGCTTTGCATTCGCATTGAACCGGCTACGTTGATCGCTTCGGCATCATTGATGCTCGACGCTAAAGTCACAATCGCTAAATTGGTTGTCACGAGCGATAAAAGCACTATCAACAACATAGACTTTGCGATTGTTTTTGTGACTGAATGTTTAACCCTTTTAGGCAAACCGGCTTCCTTTTGTCGTAAACATGCTCCCCCTACTCTACCTCATTTACTTCCTAGCATGAATATGTGACCTAACGCCTTACGATATATTGATCTAAAACATGAAAGCCCACCAATTAACCCCTTATAGGTATTTATTCAACACCCTCAAAAACTACAATTTATGTACAGATAAATACTGTTTGTTAACAGCGATAGTCAACGAGTTTTATATTGATGTTGATGAATATTGAGGCGCCAAGTGGTCAACCTTTCAAGAAGACGATTATTTTCCAGAGCAACAAATGACGATGACTCACTTCGACTTCCCTGGTTAACCAGTGTCGATGGTTTTATTCAAGACTGCACGCGCTGCGGAAAATGCATTGAAGCCTGTGAAAATAAGATCATTGAAAAAGGCGATGGTGGCTTTCCTACGGTTAACTTTTCGATCGATGAATGTACGTTTTGCTATCAATGTGCTGAAACCTGTCCTGAACCCCTATTTGAACGTCAAGAGAGCACACCATGGTTGGCCGAAATAACCATTAATAACCAATGTTTAGCGTACAACAACGTTGAATGCAGAAGTTGCAGTGATGTGTGTGACGCTATGGTCATAAAATTTACACCAGAATTGGGAAAAGTAGCACAGCCCAAATTAGAACTTGATGAATGTACGGGTTGTGGCGCCTGTGTTTCCGTTTGCCCGACCTCGGCCATCAAAGTAAGCAATGTCAAAAACAATGAGAGATAACTATGACATTTAATATGGCACTAAATGAAGTGCACATTTCAAGTTTAGTGGTTCACGTTGCCCCTGTGCATTTAGACACCATTAAAACTCAGATCGCCGAGTTCGAGAACGCTGAGATTTATGGCGACAGCGCGGAAGGGAAAATCATTGTGGTTTTAGAAACTGAAAACCAAGGATTTGTCACAGATACCATCGACGCAATTAACAACTTACCAAACGTTCTAGGCACAGCATTGGTGTATCACCAAATAGAACAAGACCTAGACGATATGAATATGGACACCGGAACTAACCATTCCCACACTGAGGGTGAAGTATGAAAATGACAAGACGCGCGTTTGTGAAGGCAAACGCAGCAGCATCAGCCGCTGCCGTAGCGGGCGTAACATTGCCAGCGACCGCAACCAACCTGATTGCTAGCTCGGATCAAACTAAAATCACATGGGATAAAGCACCTTGTCGTTTTTGTGGTACTGGCTGCTCAGTCCTTGTAGGGACTCAAAACGGTAAAGTTGTTGCCACACAAGGGGATCCGGAGTCTCCGGTAAACAAAGGTTTAAACTGCATTAAAGGGTATTTCCTTTCAAAAATCATGTACGGAAAAGACCGTTTAGAGCAGCCATTACTCCGTATGAAAGACGGGAAATACGATAAGAATGGTGATTTTACGCCTGTCTCATGGGATCAAGCGTTTGATACGATGGCAGATAAATGGAAACAAGCACTGAAGGACAAAGGCCCAACAAGTGTCGGTATGTTTGGTTCAGGCCAATGGACGGTCATGGAAGGGTATGCGGCCGCAAAAATGATGAAAGCGGGCCTTCGCTCTAACAACATTGACCCTAATGCTCGTCACTGCATGGCGTCAGCCGTCGTCGGTTTTATGCGTACGTTTGGTATTGATGAGCCAATGGGTTGTTATGACGATTTTGAACATGCAGATTCCTTTGTACTTTGGGGCTCTAACATGGCAGAAATGCACCCCGTACTTTGGACACGTATTACAGACCGCCGCCTCAGCCACCCTCACGTTAAAGTCAACGTCCTCTCGACCTATTATCACCGCTCTTTTGAACTGGCTGATCAAGGTTACATTTTCGAACCACAAAGTGATTTGGCGATTGCCAACTTTATTGCCAATTACATCATCGAAAACGACGCGGTTAACTGGGATTTTGTCAACAAACATACCAACTTTAAGCAGGCCAAAACAGACATCGGCTATGGGTTGCGCGATGATGACCCTATTCAAATGAAGGCTGAAAACCCGAACTCTGGCGAAATGTTACCGCTTGATTTTGAAGGCTATAAAGCATCGGTTGCACCTTATACCGCTGAAAAAGCATCCGAAATTTCAGGCGTGCCAGTAGAAAGCCTCATTACATTAGCCAAACAGTATGCAGATCCAAACACCAAGGTAATGTCACTTTGGACGATGGGCATGAACCAACATACGCGTGGTGTATGGATGAACAGTTTGGTTTATAACATCCACCTTCTCACGGGTAAAATAGCCACACCGGGTAACAGTCCTTTCTCATTAACAGGTCAACCATCCGCCTGTGGTACAGCTCGTGAAGTCGGTACATTTGCTCATCGTTTACCGGCAGATATGGTTGTTGCGAACCCGAAACACCGTAAAATCGCAGAAGGCATTTGGAACATCCCTGACGGTGTGATCCCTCCAAAGCCTGGGTTCCACGCTGTTCTTCAAGATCGCATGCTAAATGATGGAAAACTGAACGCTTATTGGGTGATGTGTAATAACAACCTACAAGCAGGGCCCAATATTAATGGTGAACGTCTTCCTGGTTACCGTAATCCTGAAAACTTCATCGTCTGCTCAGACCCATACCCAACCGCCACCGCACAAGCGGCTGACCTGATTCTTCCTACCGCAATGTGGATTGAAAAAGAAGGCGCTTATGGAAATGCCGAAAGACGCACTCAAGCCTGGTATCAACAAGTGGACACGGTAGGCGAAGCTAAGTCTGACTTGTGGCAAATCATGGAGTTTTCAAAACGCTTCAAGATGGAAGAAGTCTGGACAGAAGAGATGCTCGCCGCTGCGCCTCAGTACCGCGGTAAAACCATGTACGACATGCTGTTTGCCAATGGACAAGTTGATAAGTTCCCAATCGAAGAAGCGCGTGAGCTAAACGACGATGCGCACCACTTTGGCTACTACGTTCAAAAAGGCTTATTTGAAGAATACGCAGAGTTTGGTCGCGGACATGGTCACGATTTAGCTCCATACGATACCTATCATGAGTCACGTGGCCTTCGTTGGCCTGTTGTTAATGGTGAAGAGACGCTTTGGCGCTACAAAGAAGGCTCCGATCCTTATGCGAAAAAAGGCTCTGGCTGGGATTTCTACGGTAAGCCCGATGGGAAAGCGCTGATTATCTCCGCACCGTTTGAACCTGCACCTGAGCACCCTGATTCCGAGTTTGATCTTTGGTTGTGTACAGGGCGTGTTCTTGAACACTGGCACACAGGCACCATGACTCGCCGAGTCCCTGAACTTTATAAAGCGGTGCCTGATGCTCTGTGCTACATCCACCCTGATGACGCAAAAGAGCGAGGATTGCGCAGAGGCGATGAAGTGCTCATGGAAAACAAACGCGGCGAAGTACGCGTGCGTGTTGAAACTCGCGGTCGAAACCGTCCTCCAAAAGGGTTGGTCTTCGTACCTTTCTTTGACGCACGAATTCTCATTAACAAACTGATCTTAGATGCGACAGATCCACTGTCAAAACAGACTGACTTTAAAAAATGCCCAGTCAAGATCACCAAAATTTAATCGTTGGTCATAGGTTTCTTGATTGGTCATAGGTTTTGTAATTGCTAGTGGGCTTCTTGTTGAATCACAGGCCCCTACCTCGAGAATTTAGAACGAATGGCAGTTATTACTTTTTACAACCGATAACTGCCTATCAAAGAATTAGCCATTAGGCGGAGAAATTAACATGAAAAAACTGATTATCGCTTTACTGTCAGTTGGTGCGGTATTAACTGGTATCGCTCAAGCAGAAACGGATAACCCGGGTGGGATTGGTGGCGTTGAATCACTGCGTGGCGCAAGTGAATTAGAAGCAACACGGCCGGCAGATGATTTTAAAAAATATCCAAAAGAGCAGGTTTTAGATAGCGAATACGTGTACCAACCCCCTCTTGTACCTCACTCGATCAGAGGTTACGAAGTGTCTCTTAATGCGAACAAATGTTTAGCATGCCATAGCTGGAAAAATGCAAAAGAGATGGGCGCAACAAAAATCAGTGTGACTCACTATGTCAATCGTGAAGATGCCGTATTAGCCGACGTATCACCTCGTCGCTATTTCTGTCTTCAGTGCCACGTTCCTCAAGCCGCAGCTAAACCGTTGGTTGAAAATGAATTTAAACCTGTTGATTCGTTGCGTTAATCGTAGCCGAAGTAATAGAGAGGCTATAATATGAAATTACTTAAAGCGTTTTGGAAACGCCTATCGAGCCCTAGTAAAGCCGCCGTTGGCGTTGTTTTATTCATGGGTTTTGCAGGTGGTTTACTTTTCTGGGGAGCGTTTAATACGGGGATGGAAGCCACCAACTCTGAGGAATTCTGCTCAGGTTGCCACGCACCTATCGTTAAAGAGATTCAAGAAACGATTCACTACTCAAACCGTTCGGGTGTACGGGCAATTTGTTCTGATTGTCATGTACCTCATGAGTGGACCGATAAAATCGTTCGTAAAGTTCAAGCATCGAAAGAGCTTTTTGCTCACTATGTCCTCGACACTATCGGGACACAAGAAAAGTTTGAAGCAAGGCGGGGTCACCTGGCTGAACGAGAATGGGCCAGACTAAAAGGCAACGATTCTTTGGAATGTCGTAATTGTCACGAATTTGAGTTTATGGATTTTTCAGAACAAAATTCTCGCAGTGC
Encoded here:
- a CDS encoding lipase, with the translated sequence MKTLKRYQYERYAVLCNLSYRRVLKQSNYGFSPKGQRIINNRLGQTFIRVLWHKDSEEVIIVIKGSHNLWDWLLTSSIWFKPCDCFGLPYSIHAGFHYLLSQESRPKYNHDSLGLSVFDRLFLIIEPLIQQGKRISITGHSSGGAIGCVIGDAIEKRFPKSIKRIVTFGQPAIGGHDFSHNYALKHKTYRVCCDLDIVTFLPPVPYFYQHVGKQLWLYNGKIYENTPTLIRLVRSITSWVLRPFTYHLMSKYIRNKDYFDER
- a CDS encoding EAL domain-containing protein, which translates into the protein MILTTKAQFLPLISTNENGEYVAQYSCWSLTSVFQPIFGRNDRLVGVEALIRINDDKGQAVRPDLFFGSDTISTKDKINVDKLSRVIHIRNFSISKYKDSSLFLNILPNVSEYFALANIEHCLLSKRLNELGIDRSQIVMEIIEINANNELLFVEAIKKLSSAGYRIAIDDFGACASTSQRVTDVKPDIVKIDRELLLEYMSGDAKRLDEGIALARSIGAEVIIEGIETYEQLEAMTKLDLDMFQGFYLATPKPIRTSVKHVI
- a CDS encoding response regulator, giving the protein MTNCKVMLVDDHPLMRRGISQLLSFEDEFDVIAEASNGADAIAKAHEIDPDLILLDLNMKGMSGLDTLKALRADGATAVIVILTVSDNGSDIEAIINAGADGYLLKDTEPDDLIALLKQASTGQKAYSDEVLRYLSSRNSEDDIFSQLTAREKQILQEVAKGFRNKQIADRLFISESTVKVHMKSLLKKLKVPSRTAATVLYLERSGDISGYRQGN
- the narQ gene encoding nitrate/nitrite two-component system sensor histidine kinase NarQ, with translation MPKRVKHSVTKTIAKSMLLIVLLSLVTTNLAIVTLASSINDAEAINVAGSMRMQSYRLGYDIETDSNEFLAHIDQFERSIYSPSMKQLQKFYVPDDITQDYYRLTSRWHQLKTILNSDDHKEYATALEQFVSQIDDFVYKLQTFSERKLIILAWVGGLGLSSIFLVSVFVVRYVRKEIVRPLHSLVSASEQIKNRTFNVLLDGSGKNEMGILNRAFNQMAIDLDSLYKGLEKAVNEKTHKLQHANLSLEVLYKSSQELTASRITHENFEAILSQISNIEGIKGVRLEISQAGERNDVLEAGNISCSDCKRKSLQLDGVDLGTFYWQSELPCPDQALIDNFVHILSRAIYYNQAQQQSEQLLIMEERATIARELHDSLAQSLSYLKIQVTLLKKVLAKQDPNPHTDNINAVISELHSGVSDAYTQLRELLTTFRLTLNEGSFGLALQEMLVQLGEQTDAKIHLDNQLSTIELEANQQVHLIQLIREATLNSIKHAHATKIDVECIEQDNTVTVSITDDGIGYDKDIEKLNHYGMAIMHERASRLNGHLEVRSIRPKGCAVVLTYQRS
- the napF gene encoding ferredoxin-type protein NapF — encoded protein: MVNLSRRRLFSRATNDDDSLRLPWLTSVDGFIQDCTRCGKCIEACENKIIEKGDGGFPTVNFSIDECTFCYQCAETCPEPLFERQESTPWLAEITINNQCLAYNNVECRSCSDVCDAMVIKFTPELGKVAQPKLELDECTGCGACVSVCPTSAIKVSNVKNNER
- a CDS encoding chaperone NapD encodes the protein MALNEVHISSLVVHVAPVHLDTIKTQIAEFENAEIYGDSAEGKIIVVLETENQGFVTDTIDAINNLPNVLGTALVYHQIEQDLDDMNMDTGTNHSHTEGEV
- the napA gene encoding periplasmic nitrate reductase subunit alpha; this encodes MKMTRRAFVKANAAASAAAVAGVTLPATATNLIASSDQTKITWDKAPCRFCGTGCSVLVGTQNGKVVATQGDPESPVNKGLNCIKGYFLSKIMYGKDRLEQPLLRMKDGKYDKNGDFTPVSWDQAFDTMADKWKQALKDKGPTSVGMFGSGQWTVMEGYAAAKMMKAGLRSNNIDPNARHCMASAVVGFMRTFGIDEPMGCYDDFEHADSFVLWGSNMAEMHPVLWTRITDRRLSHPHVKVNVLSTYYHRSFELADQGYIFEPQSDLAIANFIANYIIENDAVNWDFVNKHTNFKQAKTDIGYGLRDDDPIQMKAENPNSGEMLPLDFEGYKASVAPYTAEKASEISGVPVESLITLAKQYADPNTKVMSLWTMGMNQHTRGVWMNSLVYNIHLLTGKIATPGNSPFSLTGQPSACGTAREVGTFAHRLPADMVVANPKHRKIAEGIWNIPDGVIPPKPGFHAVLQDRMLNDGKLNAYWVMCNNNLQAGPNINGERLPGYRNPENFIVCSDPYPTATAQAADLILPTAMWIEKEGAYGNAERRTQAWYQQVDTVGEAKSDLWQIMEFSKRFKMEEVWTEEMLAAAPQYRGKTMYDMLFANGQVDKFPIEEARELNDDAHHFGYYVQKGLFEEYAEFGRGHGHDLAPYDTYHESRGLRWPVVNGEETLWRYKEGSDPYAKKGSGWDFYGKPDGKALIISAPFEPAPEHPDSEFDLWLCTGRVLEHWHTGTMTRRVPELYKAVPDALCYIHPDDAKERGLRRGDEVLMENKRGEVRVRVETRGRNRPPKGLVFVPFFDARILINKLILDATDPLSKQTDFKKCPVKITKI
- a CDS encoding nitrate reductase cytochrome c-type subunit, whose translation is MKKLIIALLSVGAVLTGIAQAETDNPGGIGGVESLRGASELEATRPADDFKKYPKEQVLDSEYVYQPPLVPHSIRGYEVSLNANKCLACHSWKNAKEMGATKISVTHYVNREDAVLADVSPRRYFCLQCHVPQAAAKPLVENEFKPVDSLR
- a CDS encoding NapC/NirT family cytochrome c; translation: MKLLKAFWKRLSSPSKAAVGVVLFMGFAGGLLFWGAFNTGMEATNSEEFCSGCHAPIVKEIQETIHYSNRSGVRAICSDCHVPHEWTDKIVRKVQASKELFAHYVLDTIGTQEKFEARRGHLAEREWARLKGNDSLECRNCHEFEFMDFSEQNSRSAKQHSTALASGDKTCVDCHKGIAHKLPDMHGVEGWQ